The Cellulomonas sp. P24 genome contains a region encoding:
- a CDS encoding LysR substrate-binding domain-containing protein encodes MDRTESGTPTFRLAYAPGVTPSKWARTWAQRLPDVALELVLVPGAEADRLLRDGTVDAAFLRLPVDAEVLSAIPLYAETSVVVVPVEHPIAAFASVTVADLADEVVLHPLDDVLDWSARPGEAAVLPGERSALDRPATVADAVALVASEVGLVVVPQSLARLHHRKDLTYRPVDDAPQSRVALCWLADRTTDEVEELIGIVRGRTVNSSRGRAASTHEPAEAPAPVRSTTTGAASSRERDETADRRAAQQRKARATAQGRAQGHTRGQSRGQAQAKGRGRRAR; translated from the coding sequence ATGGACCGCACGGAGAGTGGGACGCCCACGTTCCGCCTCGCGTACGCCCCGGGGGTCACCCCGTCGAAGTGGGCGCGCACGTGGGCGCAGCGGCTGCCCGACGTCGCCCTCGAGCTCGTCCTGGTTCCCGGTGCCGAGGCCGATCGCCTGCTCCGCGACGGGACGGTCGACGCTGCGTTCCTCCGGCTGCCGGTCGACGCCGAGGTCCTCAGCGCGATCCCGCTCTACGCCGAGACCTCCGTGGTGGTCGTCCCCGTCGAGCACCCGATCGCGGCGTTCGCGTCGGTGACGGTCGCGGACCTGGCGGACGAGGTGGTCCTGCACCCGCTCGACGACGTCCTCGACTGGTCCGCCCGACCGGGGGAGGCGGCCGTGCTGCCGGGGGAGCGGAGCGCGCTCGACCGTCCGGCGACCGTCGCGGACGCGGTCGCCCTCGTCGCGTCCGAGGTCGGGCTGGTCGTCGTCCCGCAGTCGCTCGCGCGTCTCCACCACCGCAAGGACCTCACCTACCGGCCCGTCGACGACGCCCCGCAGTCCCGGGTGGCCCTGTGCTGGCTCGCCGACCGTACGACGGACGAGGTCGAGGAGCTGATCGGGATCGTCCGCGGCCGCACCGTCAACAGCTCGCGCGGGCGCGCGGCGAGCACGCACGAGCCCGCGGAGGCACCGGCGCCCGTCCGCAGCACGACGACCGGCGCGGCCTCGTCACGGGAGCGCGACGAGACCGCCGACCGGCGCGCGGCGCAGCAGCGCAAGGCGCGCGCGACGGCGCAGGGCCGTGCGCAGGGGCACACGCGAGGTCAGTCCCGCGGGCAGGCCCAGGCGAAGGGGCGCGGGCGCCGAGCGCGCTGA
- a CDS encoding methyl-accepting chemotaxis protein has product MSRRKHTEVPTTDDAGMAFVEQVSGTIASLGAETSAITATSNRLENLTQTGDDQAQTVAAASEQTSHVIDTVASAAQEMSASLSEVSERTSRTSAAAQQAVADAAETIATMGALDQSCAAISEVSEMIAGVARQTNLLALNATIEAARAGDAGKGFAVVANEVKELSHQTSAATDEISARIATLTADVDRVGQAIRGIADTVARIGQMSVEVAAAVEEQTAVTAEIARNVTEAAMSSSGVARAVAQVHDAMVDIHHGVTRVRGMARRLSEDTVSLNSSMEAHLRGEIHRAEVTGSGTAAKLKAAVSAHGAWKARLLQAAIAGSSDLDPSTVARDDACGLGAWLHHDSSTSERQSPYFASIRDKHATFHQQAADIVRDATGSRRAEATTALAFGGPFDVLSTDLISTINAWREELDVAPVAARV; this is encoded by the coding sequence ATGTCTCGTCGGAAGCACACCGAGGTCCCGACCACCGACGACGCCGGGATGGCGTTCGTCGAACAGGTCTCCGGCACGATCGCGAGCCTCGGCGCGGAGACCAGCGCCATCACCGCGACGTCGAACCGGCTCGAGAACCTGACCCAGACCGGCGACGACCAGGCGCAGACGGTCGCGGCGGCCTCCGAGCAGACCAGCCACGTGATCGACACGGTCGCCAGCGCGGCCCAGGAGATGTCCGCGTCCTTGAGCGAGGTGTCGGAGCGCACGTCACGCACGTCGGCCGCAGCCCAGCAGGCGGTCGCCGACGCCGCTGAGACGATCGCCACGATGGGCGCGTTGGACCAGTCGTGCGCGGCCATCAGCGAGGTCTCCGAGATGATCGCGGGCGTCGCACGCCAGACGAACCTCCTGGCCCTGAACGCGACGATCGAGGCGGCGCGTGCGGGAGACGCCGGCAAGGGGTTCGCCGTCGTCGCGAACGAGGTCAAGGAGCTGTCCCACCAGACCAGTGCCGCCACGGACGAGATCAGCGCACGCATCGCCACGCTGACCGCCGACGTCGACCGGGTCGGCCAGGCGATCAGGGGGATCGCCGACACCGTCGCGCGCATCGGGCAGATGTCCGTCGAGGTCGCGGCGGCGGTCGAGGAGCAGACCGCCGTCACGGCGGAGATCGCCCGGAACGTGACCGAGGCGGCGATGAGCTCGAGCGGTGTCGCGCGCGCCGTCGCCCAGGTGCACGACGCAATGGTGGACATCCACCACGGCGTGACCCGTGTGCGGGGGATGGCCCGTCGACTGTCCGAGGACACCGTCTCGCTCAACTCGTCGATGGAGGCGCACCTGCGCGGTGAGATCCACCGCGCCGAGGTCACGGGCTCGGGGACCGCCGCCAAGCTGAAGGCCGCCGTGTCAGCGCACGGCGCCTGGAAGGCCCGCCTGCTCCAGGCCGCGATCGCCGGCTCCTCCGATCTCGATCCGTCCACGGTCGCCCGGGACGACGCGTGCGGGCTCGGGGCCTGGCTCCACCACGACAGCAGCACGTCGGAACGCCAGTCGCCGTACTTCGCGAGCATCCGGGACAAGCACGCCACGTTCCACCAGCAGGCCGCCGACATCGTGCGCGACGCGACAGGTTCGCGGCGGGCCGAGGCGACAACCGCGCTGGCGTTCGGTGGTCCGTTCGACGTGCTGTCGACCGACCTGATCTCGACGATCAACGCCTGGCGTGAGGAGCTCGACGTCGCCCCTGTCGCCGCGCGGGTGTGA
- a CDS encoding GNAT family N-acetyltransferase yields MTLATLTIGDSSVMLRRATVDDVPAIISLIAADQLATSRGDSARPDDLAAYDRAFHRIDGDDSQLLVVADAPGAPVIGTMQLTFIPGLSRAGSTRLQIEAVRVRRDHRDRRIGEAMMRWACDEGVRRGATLAQLTSDRSRTSAHRFYERLGFVPSHVGFKRRLDPQP; encoded by the coding sequence ATGACGCTCGCGACCCTGACCATCGGCGACTCTTCCGTCATGCTCCGTCGGGCGACGGTGGACGACGTCCCCGCGATCATCAGCCTGATCGCGGCCGATCAGCTCGCCACCTCGCGCGGCGACTCAGCCCGGCCGGATGACCTCGCGGCATACGATCGGGCCTTCCACCGCATCGACGGCGACGACTCCCAGCTCCTCGTCGTCGCGGACGCGCCCGGCGCCCCCGTCATCGGCACGATGCAGCTGACCTTCATCCCCGGGTTGTCTCGCGCCGGGTCGACCCGCCTGCAGATCGAGGCGGTCCGGGTGCGACGCGACCATCGGGACCGCCGGATCGGCGAGGCGATGATGCGGTGGGCGTGCGACGAGGGTGTCCGGCGTGGCGCGACCCTTGCCCAGCTCACGTCCGACCGGTCGCGGACGTCGGCGCACCGCTTCTACGAGCGCCTCGGGTTCGTCCCGTCGCACGTCGGCTTCAAGCGCCGGCTCGACCCGCAGCCCTGA
- the msrA gene encoding peptide-methionine (S)-S-oxide reductase MsrA, producing MAGWLFGSAASSTMVTPDRALPGRDDYAYPVPATHAVLGTPLRGPWPEGTAVISLALGCFWGAEKALWNLPGVVTTAAGYQGGYTPYPTYEETCTSLTGHTETVLVAYDPTVLPHVELLRTFWTLHDPTQGFRQGNDRGSQYRSAVYWTTPEQEAAVLATRDAYAPQLAANGFGEITTELRSAADAGPFYYAEDYHQQYLHKVPNGYCPVHSTGVACPVPA from the coding sequence ATGGCTGGATGGCTGTTCGGATCTGCGGCGAGCTCGACGATGGTCACCCCCGACCGCGCCCTGCCCGGTCGCGACGACTACGCGTACCCGGTGCCGGCGACCCATGCGGTGCTCGGGACGCCGCTGCGCGGCCCGTGGCCGGAGGGCACCGCCGTCATCTCGCTCGCCCTCGGCTGCTTCTGGGGCGCGGAGAAGGCGCTGTGGAACCTGCCCGGCGTCGTGACGACGGCGGCCGGCTACCAGGGCGGGTACACCCCGTACCCGACCTACGAGGAGACGTGCACGAGCCTGACGGGCCACACCGAGACCGTGCTCGTCGCCTACGACCCGACGGTCCTGCCGCACGTCGAGCTGCTGCGGACCTTCTGGACGCTGCACGACCCGACGCAAGGGTTCCGGCAGGGCAACGACCGCGGGAGCCAGTACCGGTCCGCGGTGTACTGGACGACCCCCGAGCAGGAAGCAGCCGTCCTCGCCACCCGTGACGCCTACGCCCCGCAGCTCGCCGCCAACGGCTTCGGTGAGATCACCACCGAGCTCCGCAGCGCGGCGGACGCCGGCCCGTTCTACTACGCCGAGGACTACCACCAGCAGTATCTGCACAAGGTCCCGAACGGCTACTGCCCGGTGCACTCGACGGGCGTCGCCTGCCCCGTCCCGGCCTGA
- a CDS encoding TetR/AcrR family transcriptional regulator yields MPRIDAPTVVEHHAMRRDAIVSAARETLVAAGASAVTPAAVAAQAGLARTSVYQYYPSTGALVAAAVEAMFAEANAALGEVVARGDDPRERIHGYVTAALQLAARSHGPFHSVSIVDLPPMCRARVRELHEELVSPLRAAIEELGVADPEIVVGLAFGAISAAAQLVDHGQPLKTAVESTVRFVDAGLDSAQRGGGRGRLSVV; encoded by the coding sequence ATGCCCCGCATCGATGCACCGACCGTCGTCGAGCACCACGCGATGCGCCGCGACGCGATCGTGTCGGCAGCACGGGAGACGCTCGTCGCCGCAGGTGCGTCCGCCGTCACCCCGGCCGCCGTCGCCGCTCAGGCGGGGCTCGCGCGAACGAGCGTGTACCAGTACTACCCGTCGACGGGCGCGTTGGTCGCGGCGGCGGTCGAGGCGATGTTCGCCGAGGCGAACGCCGCGCTGGGTGAGGTCGTCGCACGCGGGGACGACCCGCGCGAGCGGATCCACGGGTACGTGACGGCCGCCCTCCAGCTCGCCGCGCGGAGCCATGGCCCGTTCCACTCCGTGAGCATCGTCGACCTGCCCCCGATGTGCCGTGCCCGGGTGCGCGAGCTCCACGAGGAGCTCGTCTCACCGCTGCGCGCAGCCATCGAAGAGCTCGGGGTCGCCGACCCGGAGATCGTCGTCGGTCTCGCCTTCGGGGCCATCTCCGCGGCAGCGCAGCTCGTCGACCACGGCCAGCCCCTCAAGACGGCCGTCGAGAGCACGGTCCGGTTCGTCGACGCCGGTCTCGACTCCGCGCAGCGGGGTGGCGGGCGGGGCCGACTGTCCGTCGTCTGA
- a CDS encoding DUF5997 family protein: MKPATAAKKLGVYLPATPAEFQQGVVSRDELDALQANPPQWLVDLRRNGPHPRPEVAARLSVSIAGLARGGVTEPLTTAQIAEMLDNPPEWLFKERAILAEVRREERRLKARDAERARSGSTPAQD, translated from the coding sequence ATGAAGCCCGCCACTGCGGCCAAGAAGCTGGGCGTGTACCTCCCGGCGACCCCGGCCGAGTTCCAGCAGGGCGTCGTGTCCCGGGACGAGCTCGACGCCCTGCAGGCGAACCCGCCGCAGTGGCTGGTCGACCTGCGGCGTAACGGCCCGCACCCCCGCCCGGAGGTCGCCGCCCGGCTCAGCGTGTCGATCGCCGGTCTCGCCCGCGGCGGGGTCACCGAGCCGCTGACGACCGCGCAGATCGCCGAGATGCTCGACAACCCGCCGGAGTGGCTCTTCAAGGAGCGGGCGATCCTCGCCGAGGTGCGACGCGAGGAGCGCCGTCTCAAGGCCCGCGATGCGGAGCGTGCACGGTCCGGGTCGACCCCGGCACAGGACTGA
- a CDS encoding alpha/beta fold hydrolase, whose product MTTRHHDTTAADVHLLSRPEGRIAYTDQGSGPLVVATPGMGDLRSTYRELTDPLLAAGYRVVVADLRGHGDSDTSFTTHGDVATGQDLLALVEHLGGPAVLVGNSMGAAAAAWAAAERPDLVAGLVLLAPLLREPSTSSTARALYHLLCRVAFARPWGAAFWARYYRSLHRGTQPAGLGEHADAIRANLREPGRLRSFRTLALQLDHSVVEPRLTAVTAPSLAFVGALDPDFRDPAAELEWIADTLGATPVLLPEVGHYPQLQRPDVVVPATTEFLAGLPRTTDRWTVTPRG is encoded by the coding sequence ATGACCACACGACACCACGACACCACCGCAGCCGACGTGCACCTCCTGTCCCGACCCGAGGGCCGGATCGCCTACACGGACCAGGGCAGCGGCCCGCTCGTCGTCGCCACCCCCGGCATGGGCGACCTCCGGTCGACCTACCGCGAGCTCACCGACCCGCTTCTCGCCGCCGGTTACCGCGTGGTCGTCGCCGACCTCCGCGGGCACGGGGACTCCGACACCTCGTTCACGACGCACGGCGACGTCGCCACCGGGCAGGACCTCCTCGCCCTCGTCGAGCACCTCGGCGGACCCGCCGTCCTGGTCGGCAACTCGATGGGCGCCGCTGCTGCCGCGTGGGCCGCCGCCGAGCGACCGGACCTGGTCGCCGGCCTCGTCCTGCTCGCCCCCCTGCTCCGCGAACCCAGCACGAGCTCGACCGCCCGCGCCCTCTACCACCTGCTCTGCCGGGTTGCCTTCGCCCGACCCTGGGGCGCGGCATTCTGGGCGCGCTACTACCGCAGCCTGCACCGAGGCACGCAACCGGCAGGGCTCGGCGAGCACGCCGACGCGATCCGCGCGAACCTCCGCGAGCCCGGCCGGCTGCGCTCGTTCCGCACGCTCGCGCTCCAGCTCGACCACAGCGTGGTGGAACCGCGCCTGACCGCTGTGACCGCCCCGTCGCTCGCGTTCGTCGGCGCCCTCGACCCGGACTTCCGGGACCCCGCGGCCGAGCTCGAGTGGATCGCCGACACCCTCGGTGCCACGCCCGTGCTGCTCCCGGAGGTCGGCCACTACCCCCAGCTGCAGCGGCCCGACGTGGTCGTCCCGGCGACGACGGAGTTCCTCGCCGGCCTTCCGCGCACGACCGACCGGTGGACGGTCACGCCTCGTGGCTAG
- a CDS encoding FKBP-type peptidyl-prolyl cis-trans isomerase — MTVQLPEASGSFGDKPVLTFPDSAAPAELEVVVLSQGDGAIVEAGDDLKVHYLGQTWGGRIFDNSYDRGASISFPIGIGAVISGWDVGLVGKQVGSRVLLSIPPHLGYGDRGMPQAGIKGTDTLVFVVDIVGTN, encoded by the coding sequence ATGACCGTCCAGCTTCCCGAGGCCTCCGGCTCCTTCGGCGACAAGCCCGTCCTGACATTCCCCGACTCGGCGGCCCCCGCCGAGCTGGAGGTCGTCGTGCTCAGCCAGGGCGATGGCGCGATCGTCGAGGCCGGCGACGACCTCAAGGTGCACTACCTCGGGCAGACCTGGGGTGGCCGGATCTTCGACAACTCGTACGACCGCGGCGCGTCGATCAGCTTCCCGATCGGCATCGGCGCGGTGATCAGCGGCTGGGACGTCGGCCTGGTCGGCAAGCAGGTCGGCTCGCGCGTGCTGCTCTCGATCCCGCCCCACCTGGGCTACGGCGACCGCGGCATGCCGCAGGCAGGCATCAAGGGCACCGACACGCTCGTCTTCGTGGTGGACATCGTCGGCACCAACTGA
- a CDS encoding acetylxylan esterase, producing MPVNDLSRSELVAYRPELDEPADFDAFWTSTLDEARSFDLGLELTPVDAAMTMVELYDVTFAGWGGHPIKGWLARPAGVTGPLPAIVEYIGYGGGRGLAHERTGWAAAGYVHLYMDTRGQGSGWGDGGDTPDPVGSSPSMPGFMTRGILDPHDHYYRRVFTDAVRAVDAVRAVPGVDPTRVTVTGGSQGGGITLAVAGLVPDLAAAMPDVPFLCHYRRATEITGSNPYGEITAYLAVHRDHVEQAFRTFSYLDGVHFARRATAPTLFSVALMDPICPPSTVYAAFNRYGELGGDPEKTIEVYEFNEHEGGQGHQRGRQLRWLRDLLQR from the coding sequence ATGCCTGTCAACGACCTGAGCCGCTCCGAGCTGGTCGCCTATCGACCGGAGCTGGACGAGCCGGCCGACTTCGACGCGTTCTGGACGAGCACCCTCGATGAGGCGAGGTCCTTCGATCTCGGGCTCGAGCTGACTCCTGTCGACGCCGCGATGACCATGGTCGAGCTCTACGACGTCACGTTCGCCGGATGGGGCGGCCACCCGATCAAGGGCTGGCTCGCACGCCCCGCCGGGGTCACCGGACCGCTCCCCGCGATCGTCGAGTACATCGGCTACGGCGGCGGGCGTGGCCTCGCCCACGAGCGGACCGGTTGGGCCGCTGCGGGCTACGTGCACCTGTACATGGATACGCGGGGTCAGGGCAGTGGCTGGGGCGACGGTGGCGACACCCCGGACCCGGTCGGGAGCAGCCCCTCGATGCCGGGCTTCATGACTCGAGGAATCCTCGACCCCCACGACCACTACTACCGGCGGGTGTTCACCGATGCGGTGCGGGCCGTCGACGCCGTCCGGGCGGTCCCGGGTGTGGACCCGACGCGGGTCACGGTGACCGGTGGCAGCCAGGGGGGCGGCATCACGCTCGCCGTGGCGGGACTCGTGCCCGATCTCGCGGCGGCGATGCCCGACGTGCCGTTCCTGTGCCACTACCGGCGTGCCACCGAGATCACCGGCAGCAACCCGTACGGCGAGATCACCGCATACCTCGCGGTGCACCGTGACCACGTCGAGCAGGCGTTCCGGACCTTCTCGTACCTGGACGGCGTGCACTTCGCCCGTCGTGCGACGGCGCCGACCCTGTTCTCGGTGGCGCTGATGGACCCGATCTGCCCGCCGTCGACGGTGTATGCGGCGTTCAACCGCTACGGCGAGCTCGGCGGCGACCCGGAGAAGACGATCGAGGTCTACGAGTTCAACGAGCACGAGGGCGGTCAGGGGCACCAGCGAGGCCGTCAGCTGCGCTGGCTGCGGGACCTCCTCCAGCGGTAG
- a CDS encoding HEAT repeat domain-containing protein — MSARSDHRDALRALDPSDVPAFLTAHSGLPGSRGNLELLAAFGDVASDGLVLSLVGSDDEYHASCAAAALGRLVAEHAEDDALLPLLQAQAADPRWRVREGAAMGLQRLGDADAPRLRTVVAAWAADPNPLVQRAAVAGICEPRLLRDPATAAAALDACRVTTGLLSARPAIARRDPDLRTLRQALGYCWSVAVAGDPVAGLPAFAALDEAADPDVRWIVRENRKKARLARLLET, encoded by the coding sequence GTGTCGGCCCGCAGCGATCATCGTGACGCCCTTCGCGCCCTCGACCCCTCGGACGTCCCGGCGTTCCTCACCGCCCACTCCGGTCTCCCCGGATCACGCGGCAACCTCGAGCTCCTCGCCGCGTTCGGCGACGTCGCCTCCGACGGGCTGGTCCTGAGCCTCGTCGGGTCCGACGACGAGTACCACGCCTCGTGCGCGGCGGCGGCGCTGGGCAGGCTCGTCGCCGAGCACGCGGAGGACGACGCGCTGCTCCCCCTGCTCCAGGCCCAGGCGGCGGACCCGCGATGGCGCGTCCGCGAGGGCGCCGCGATGGGCCTGCAGCGGCTCGGGGACGCCGATGCCCCTCGGCTCCGGACCGTGGTCGCCGCGTGGGCGGCCGACCCCAACCCCCTGGTGCAGCGCGCTGCCGTCGCCGGCATCTGCGAGCCACGTCTCCTGCGGGACCCGGCGACGGCCGCCGCCGCTCTCGACGCATGTCGTGTCACGACCGGTCTGCTCAGCGCCCGGCCGGCGATCGCGCGCCGGGACCCGGACCTCCGCACGCTGCGCCAGGCCCTCGGCTACTGCTGGAGCGTCGCCGTGGCGGGAGACCCGGTCGCGGGGTTGCCGGCCTTCGCTGCCCTGGACGAGGCCGCGGATCCGGACGTCCGATGGATCGTCCGCGAGAACCGGAAGAAGGCGCGGCTTGCCCGCCTCCTCGAGACCTGA
- a CDS encoding MFS transporter, whose protein sequence is MTTTPPPEPTTTVGGSRRWLAMLTLALGVSLVIMDATIVNVALPVVIEDIGLNASGAQWMNAVYSLVFASLMLTVGRFGDLYGRKKLFAAGLVLFMAASLFAGGATGPAMLIGARVIQGLGAAMVLPSTLSTLNAMFTGRERGIAFAIWGSTIGGMAAVGPLVGGWLATDVSWRWAFWLNIPFGLLALLGIARYIDETRDTTLQRGSDVPGVLLSTLGVGGIVFALIQGQYLGWWTQSSGGLSPVPVVGVLGLAFVSMFVAVERRRVEAGRITLVDLRLLGIRSFRFGIIAALIVALGEFGLLFTLPLLLQGALGYSALGTGALVLWLAVGTFLISGATPQLTARIGQRSVVRLGLALEAVAIGGLALTLSTSVSGVVIAAWLFLYGLGVGMATAQLTSVILVDVPVSQSGQASGFQTTIRQLGSALGVAVLGGLLIANVTSQTSQRLAATDLSPATQQQVVSMVHQTVGAAIPSLRARPETAAAVAPAEAALVHASKITTGIAAGVLVIGLAATLALPAAVTAEATEPPEERNRRTRTRERTPAA, encoded by the coding sequence GTGACGACCACCCCACCCCCGGAACCCACGACGACGGTCGGCGGCAGTCGCCGCTGGCTCGCGATGCTCACGCTCGCGCTCGGCGTCTCGCTCGTCATCATGGACGCGACGATCGTCAACGTGGCCCTCCCTGTCGTGATCGAGGACATCGGCCTGAACGCCTCCGGGGCTCAGTGGATGAACGCGGTGTACTCCCTGGTGTTCGCCTCGCTGATGCTGACCGTCGGACGGTTCGGGGACCTCTACGGGCGCAAGAAGCTCTTCGCCGCTGGTCTCGTGCTGTTCATGGCGGCGAGCCTGTTCGCCGGCGGGGCCACCGGACCGGCCATGCTGATCGGCGCCCGGGTGATCCAGGGTCTCGGCGCGGCGATGGTCCTCCCGAGCACGCTCTCGACCCTCAACGCGATGTTCACCGGCCGCGAGCGCGGCATCGCCTTCGCGATCTGGGGATCGACGATCGGCGGGATGGCCGCCGTCGGCCCGCTCGTCGGCGGCTGGCTCGCGACCGACGTGAGCTGGCGGTGGGCCTTCTGGCTCAACATCCCGTTCGGGCTGCTCGCCCTGCTGGGCATCGCGCGGTACATCGACGAGACCCGGGACACCACGCTGCAGCGGGGGTCCGACGTGCCCGGGGTGCTCCTCTCGACCCTCGGCGTCGGCGGGATCGTGTTCGCCCTCATCCAGGGCCAGTACCTCGGCTGGTGGACGCAGAGCTCCGGGGGCCTGTCTCCGGTGCCGGTGGTCGGCGTCCTGGGGCTCGCGTTCGTCAGCATGTTCGTCGCCGTCGAGCGCCGCCGGGTCGAGGCAGGTCGGATCACCTTGGTCGACCTCAGGCTGCTCGGGATCCGCTCGTTCCGGTTCGGCATCATCGCGGCGCTGATCGTCGCGCTCGGCGAGTTCGGGCTGCTCTTCACGCTGCCGCTGCTCCTGCAGGGCGCACTGGGCTACTCGGCTCTGGGGACCGGAGCACTCGTCCTCTGGCTCGCGGTCGGCACGTTCCTCATCTCGGGTGCGACCCCGCAGCTGACCGCACGCATCGGCCAGAGATCGGTGGTCCGACTCGGGCTCGCCCTCGAGGCGGTCGCGATCGGCGGGCTCGCGCTGACCCTGTCGACGAGCGTCTCCGGCGTCGTGATCGCAGCCTGGCTCTTCCTGTACGGGCTCGGCGTCGGCATGGCGACCGCGCAGCTGACGAGCGTGATCCTGGTCGACGTCCCGGTCAGCCAGAGCGGCCAGGCCTCAGGGTTCCAGACGACGATCCGTCAGCTCGGCTCGGCACTCGGCGTCGCGGTGCTGGGCGGCCTGCTCATCGCGAACGTCACGAGTCAGACGTCCCAGCGACTCGCGGCGACCGACCTGTCACCTGCGACGCAGCAGCAGGTCGTCAGCATGGTCCACCAGACCGTCGGCGCGGCGATCCCGTCGCTTCGTGCCAGGCCGGAGACGGCTGCCGCCGTGGCTCCGGCCGAGGCGGCCCTCGTGCACGCGAGCAAGATCACGACGGGTATCGCGGCAGGGGTGCTGGTGATCGGCCTCGCCGCAACGCTCGCCCTCCCGGCGGCCGTGACCGCCGAGGCGACCGAACCCCCGGAGGAGCGGAACCGGCGCACCCGCACCCGCGAGCGCACCCCCGCCGCCTGA
- a CDS encoding TetR-like C-terminal domain-containing protein produces MARAGLNRQAVVDLALAVVDDAGPRGFADLTLAAVAARAGVAVPSLYKHIGGLPELRRAVALASVRELADVIEEAVATASPGTPAGAMELRAAATAIRSFARRSPGRYDASQGSSWARDPDAVEVQHAAARSVTAVAEILRLFDVAPEHLIDAVRSVRAALHGFVALELDGGFGLPDDVDQSFRFLVDALVRSLTTP; encoded by the coding sequence GTGGCTAGGGCCGGGCTCAACCGCCAGGCGGTGGTCGACCTCGCGCTCGCCGTGGTCGACGACGCGGGTCCACGCGGCTTCGCGGACCTCACGCTCGCTGCGGTCGCCGCGCGCGCCGGTGTCGCCGTCCCCAGCCTGTACAAGCACATCGGGGGGCTGCCCGAGCTCCGACGGGCGGTCGCGCTCGCCAGTGTCCGCGAGCTGGCCGACGTGATCGAGGAGGCTGTCGCCACCGCCTCCCCCGGGACCCCCGCCGGGGCCATGGAGCTCCGTGCCGCCGCCACGGCCATCCGCTCCTTCGCCCGGCGCAGCCCGGGGCGCTACGACGCGTCGCAGGGGTCGTCGTGGGCCCGCGACCCCGACGCCGTCGAGGTCCAGCATGCCGCTGCCCGCAGCGTCACGGCGGTCGCCGAGATCCTGCGACTGTTCGACGTCGCGCCCGAGCACCTGATCGATGCCGTGCGCTCCGTGCGTGCGGCACTGCACGGCTTCGTGGCGCTCGAGCTCGACGGCGGGTTCGGCCTGCCCGACGACGTCGACCAGAGCTTCCGGTTCCTCGTCGACGCGCTGGTCCGTTCCCTCACCACGCCGTAG